The DNA window CGGATCGGCTGCAACCGACTCCGGCCCGGCCGTATCTCTTGCTCCGAACCCACCCGACCCACTGCCGAGGCACCCCATGGATCTCGAAGTCCTGATTCCGATCACCCTGTTCATCTGCATCGTCATGGCGATCAAGATCGCCGTCGAGGCGCGCTTCCGCAGCAAACTGCTGTCTACCGGCGGCGCCGACGAACTGCTGCGCTCGATGGCCCGCGACGAAGACCAGCGCCGCCGCCACGGCGCGCTGCGCTGGGGCATCGTCCTGGTCCTGCTCGCCGCCGCATTCGGCGTGATCGAGGCCGCCGGCTGGCGCGAGGTCACCCCGGGCATGGTCGCGGTGCTGCTGGCCGCCTGCGGCCTGGGCAATCTGGCGTACTACTTCATCTCGCGCCGGCTGGGCTGACGCGACCGCCATCGCAACCGGACCGGACCGCGGTCGCCGCTTGCCGCGGTCCGTCCGAAAATCGCTAGGCACTCGGCAGCGCCGCGGCGATGATCGCCGCGTCGCCCGCCCGAGAATGCCGCATGCGTCCGCCGTCGCCGTTGCTCGCCCTCCTGCTTTCGCTCGGCCTGGCGATCGGTGGCGATGCCGCCGCCGCGCCGCCGGACCGGCGCATCGCCCTGACCGTGGACGACCTGCCCTGGGTCCCGCTGCCCTCGATCGCCACCGCCGACGCCCTGCCCGGGCATCGGCGCCTGGTCGCCGCGATCGCGGGCGCGGGCGTGCCGGTGGTCGGCTTCGTCAACGAAGGCAAGCTCGAGGACCGCGGACAGATCGAGCCCCAGCGCCTGCAGATGCTGCGCGACTGGCTCGACGCCGGCGCCGAGCTCGGCAATCACAGTTACGGTCATTCCGATCTGCATGCGGTGGGGCTGGAGGCCTATCAAGCCGACATCCTGCGCGGCGAGCGCCAGCTCAAGGCCCTGGCGCGCGAAAGCGGCCGCCCGGCACCGCGCTGGTTCCGCCATCCGTATCTGCGCGCCGGCCGCAGCGCGTCCGACAAGGCGAAGCTGCAGGCCTTTCTTAGCGAACACGGTTACCGCATCGCCCCGGTGACGGAGGGCAACTCCGACTG is part of the Lysobacter firmicutimachus genome and encodes:
- a CDS encoding DUF6249 domain-containing protein; protein product: MDLEVLIPITLFICIVMAIKIAVEARFRSKLLSTGGADELLRSMARDEDQRRRHGALRWGIVLVLLAAAFGVIEAAGWREVTPGMVAVLLAACGLGNLAYYFISRRLG
- a CDS encoding polysaccharide deacetylase family protein — translated: MRPPSPLLALLLSLGLAIGGDAAAAPPDRRIALTVDDLPWVPLPSIATADALPGHRRLVAAIAGAGVPVVGFVNEGKLEDRGQIEPQRLQMLRDWLDAGAELGNHSYGHSDLHAVGLEAYQADILRGERQLKALARESGRPAPRWFRHPYLRAGRSASDKAKLQAFLSEHGYRIAPVTEGNSDWIWAGAYLRLEQRGDTRLQARLRRDYLRHMGAKLDYYESQSIALLGYNLPQVWLIHANLLNADTYGDLIAMARKRGYRFIGLDEALRDPPYERADAYFGPAGPSWLHRWAIGERKPAAFFAGEPRTPDWVLNLAGVESE